One stretch of Siphonobacter curvatus DNA includes these proteins:
- a CDS encoding DUF58 domain-containing protein, giving the protein MHFIRSLYLSRLFFTVFIGIIFLFLLSFMVPWLFGLIQVLFFVFIVGTIFDGLLLYPRAKAFFARRDVADRLSNGDTNPVSIFLENHYKFPVSLEIIDEIPAQFQKRDVLFKTMLTPATEQIIRYELRPVQRGEYDFGAVNVYVQSPLRLLKRRYRFSQDQQVAVYPSFLQMKQYEFMAISSRLTDLGIKKIRRVGMSQEFEQIRPYVSGDEVRSVNWRATARRNELMVNAYQEEKSQAIYCLIDKGRVMRSPFDGLSLLDYAINATLVMSNIALLKQDKAGVLTFSDQRGPWVAADRKPGQLQRIMELLYRQKTRFLETDYESLYVQVKNQIRQRSLLILFTNFETVNALQRVLPYLRRLAKDHLLIVIFFENTELRALLNAPAHTTEEIYLKTIAEKFFYEKQQIMRELQQYGIQSILTPPEKLTVNTINKYLEVKARGMI; this is encoded by the coding sequence GTGCATTTCATCCGTTCGCTATACCTCTCCCGACTATTCTTTACGGTATTCATCGGGATTATTTTCCTCTTTCTGCTTTCCTTTATGGTCCCCTGGCTGTTTGGGCTGATACAGGTACTCTTTTTCGTTTTTATAGTCGGGACTATTTTTGATGGCCTGTTGCTGTATCCAAGAGCAAAGGCTTTTTTCGCTCGCCGGGACGTAGCAGACCGCCTTTCCAACGGCGATACCAATCCCGTTTCCATCTTTCTGGAAAACCACTACAAATTTCCGGTATCGCTTGAAATAATTGATGAAATCCCCGCACAGTTTCAAAAACGGGATGTGCTCTTCAAAACGATGCTTACTCCAGCAACGGAGCAGATTATCCGCTACGAGCTACGGCCCGTACAACGCGGCGAGTACGATTTCGGGGCCGTTAATGTGTACGTTCAAAGCCCGCTGCGGCTGTTGAAACGTCGGTATCGGTTCTCGCAGGATCAGCAGGTGGCCGTGTACCCTTCGTTTCTGCAAATGAAGCAGTACGAGTTCATGGCTATCTCCAGTCGCCTGACCGATCTGGGTATCAAAAAAATTCGGCGGGTGGGGATGAGTCAGGAGTTTGAACAAATCCGTCCGTACGTTTCAGGTGATGAAGTCCGTTCCGTCAACTGGCGAGCGACGGCCCGGCGGAATGAACTGATGGTGAACGCCTACCAGGAAGAAAAATCGCAGGCTATTTACTGTCTAATTGACAAAGGTCGCGTCATGCGAAGCCCCTTCGACGGTTTGAGTTTGCTCGATTACGCCATCAACGCAACCCTGGTGATGAGTAACATTGCCTTGCTTAAGCAGGATAAAGCCGGTGTACTCACCTTTTCGGACCAGCGAGGTCCCTGGGTAGCCGCGGATCGGAAACCGGGACAGTTGCAACGCATTATGGAATTGCTGTATCGGCAAAAGACCCGCTTTCTGGAAACGGATTACGAATCCCTGTACGTGCAGGTGAAAAACCAGATTCGTCAGCGAAGTTTACTGATACTGTTTACCAATTTCGAAACGGTTAATGCTCTGCAACGCGTCTTACCTTACCTGCGTCGGCTGGCCAAGGATCATCTGTTGATTGTTATCTTTTTCGAAAACACGGAATTACGGGCTTTACTGAACGCTCCGGCCCATACTACGGAAGAGATTTACCTGAAAACCATCGCAGAGAAGTTCTTTTATGAAAAGCAGCAAATCATGCGGGAGTTGCAGCAGTACGGGATTCAGTCCATCCTTACGCCGCCGGAGAAACTGACGGTTAATACGATTAACAAGTATCTGGAAGTGAAGGCTCGGGGAATGATTTAA
- the coaE gene encoding dephospho-CoA kinase (Dephospho-CoA kinase (CoaE) performs the final step in coenzyme A biosynthesis.) codes for MSKVIGITGGIGSGKSLIARIFSTLGIPVYEADDRAKRLMNTDSELRQQLEELLGKEAYTAEGIYNRSWVAGQVFHNPGLLQKLNALVHPRVRQDGMDWAARYPEAPYLLYEAAIMKAAGQGNNFKKVIVVEAPLDLRIQRVRQRDQRSEAAIRDIIARQASEEERQQIADYVILNDEKTPLIDQVLKLDQELRSL; via the coding sequence ATGAGTAAGGTTATTGGTATCACGGGAGGGATTGGTTCAGGAAAGAGCCTCATTGCCCGTATTTTTTCTACACTGGGTATTCCGGTATACGAAGCCGACGACCGGGCCAAGCGGCTCATGAATACGGATTCGGAGTTACGTCAGCAATTGGAGGAATTACTTGGAAAAGAAGCCTACACTGCCGAGGGAATCTATAATCGAAGTTGGGTGGCTGGACAGGTATTTCACAATCCGGGACTTTTACAGAAACTCAACGCCTTGGTGCATCCCCGAGTGCGACAGGACGGAATGGACTGGGCTGCTCGCTATCCCGAGGCTCCGTATCTGCTGTATGAAGCCGCCATTATGAAAGCAGCGGGGCAGGGGAATAATTTTAAGAAAGTCATTGTCGTAGAAGCCCCGCTCGATTTACGGATACAGCGGGTACGCCAACGTGACCAGCGTTCGGAAGCCGCCATTCGGGATATTATTGCCCGTCAAGCCTCCGAAGAAGAGCGGCAGCAAATCGCTGATTATGTGATTCTGAACGACGAAAAAACACCCCTGATTGATCAGGTATTAAAACTCGATCAGGAATTAAGAAGTTTGTAG